Proteins encoded together in one Hevea brasiliensis isolate MT/VB/25A 57/8 chromosome 16, ASM3005281v1, whole genome shotgun sequence window:
- the LOC110638289 gene encoding 36.4 kDa proline-rich protein-like, with protein MGSKVATMFFILMIFMAMSLPPIYACGPCTQPHPPTRRPTHPKVPYPKPPATKHPPNSGGHPPSKNPPMPPIVLPPIIINPPPVISPPVTNPPVIITPPITPPPSSSYPPYTGGPPGGGGGGGGGGGSSNPPPTTQPTCPINALKLGACVDVLGGLVHVGLGNPVENVCCPVIKGLLELEAAVCLCTTLRLKLLNLNIFIPLALQVLITCGKTPPPGFVCPPL; from the coding sequence ATGGGTTCTAAGGTTGCAACCATGTTCTTCATCTTGATGATTTTCATGGCGATGTCATTGCCACCCATTTATGCTTGTGGTCCATGTACTCAGCCACATCCACCGACGCGCCGCCCAACCCACCCAAAAGTTCCCTACCCGAAACCACCAGCCACCAAGCACCCACCAAACAGTGGAGGCCATCCACCTTCAAAAAACCCCCCAATGCCACCGATAGTACTACCACCAATAATCATTAATCCTCCCCCAGTAATATCTCCTCCCGTAACAAATCCTCCTGTAATTATAACACCCCCGATAACACCGCCACCTTCTTCGAGCTACCCACCGTACACTGGCGGCCCTCCTGGTGGCGGGGGTGGtggtggaggaggaggtggtagTAGTAATCCTCCACCTACTACTCAACCAACTTGTCCAATCAATGCACTTAAGCTAGGAGCTTGTGTGGATGTGCTAGGAGGTTTGGTGCATGTTGGGTTGGGGAACCCAGTTGAAAATGTTTGCTGCCCCGTAATTAAAGGATTGCTGGAGCTTGAAGCAGCAGTTTGTCTTTGCACTACTTTAAGGCTTAAGCTCCTTAACCTCAATATTTTCATTCCTCTTGCTCTTCAAGTCCTAATAACTTGTGGAAAGACTCCACCTCCTGGATTTGTATGCCCTCCTCTTTGA